The genomic window TTGCTCCTCGCAATGACAGAAACCGCTTTGATTTGCCATCGCGCACTATCATGTAATATCAGCGCAAAAGCGGGCAAATTCGCAATCGCGGCAGCGGTTTTTGCGCCTGGTCGCCTCGGGAATCGACTCGCTGGCAACCATCTCCCTTATGTCTGTAAGGATACGTTTAACATACTCCCTCATATTTGGCGTTATCTCTATCTCATGGACCCGGCGTGTTGGAATATAGTGGATAAATCCGCGCCTTACGTAACGCCTTGGCTTTAGGGACCCCTGGCAGATAACTCTGGGCTTGCCTCTTATAAAAAGTTCATCCTCAAGAAGCATGGCATATGCGGCAAGCTGGTACTTATGGTTTAGCGAGGGCCCTTTTGTAGACATTTTAAACTCAACAGGGATTGCCTCGCGCCGCGTAAAGATAGCCATATCAAGCATACCGCTAAGGCCAAGTCGCTCTGACCTAAGGCGCAAGTTAAACCGTCTTTCGCCTTTAATAAGCTGGTATTTTACAAGGGTACGCCGCTTCTGCAAGCCCTCTTCGCAAGCATGTGATTGTTTGCCAAGTTCCATCTTGGTCGTAGTCGGCCTGATAAGAGCCATACAGTAGGTAAAATAGACAACCCGTGGGCAATAAATATATTGCTTAACGTCGGTAACGGTAAGCTCAATCCCCTGAGCTGCAGGCCTATCAGTCATTAGCCTTCACCTGCGGACTTTGCTTGCCCTTGGCAGGGTCTTCTTCTGAAACCGCTATCTCTTTCATTAAGCGCAAATCCTTATCACAAAGCGGATAGAGCCGGATGTTTCCTGTCTTTTTGCCGAGAGTTTGGCGTAGTTTTAAAAAAAGCGCCTCCCTACGGTTGTGGTTTAGATCTCCGATAAAGGCACTATACTGTATGCGAGCCAGCCCCGCGTCTTTACACCGCTCTGCGACCCGGTTGCGGATTTTATCATTTCGGATATCATATATCACAAGTGTTTGCATACTTTTCCCCTTATCACATACCGCCCGAAACTAAGCATCCTACCAGCCTGCGACAAACGGCTTATACTTTCTCTCGCCCCTAACAAAAGATGCAACGGAGCGGGCTTGCCGCTGAATAATTGTTCTTAGCGTAAATTTCTTGCGCTCGTAAGTCTCCCTTGCCTCGAGGCGATCGAGTATGCGCCGTGCTAAATCTCTTCTGGTTTTATCATCAAGCTTGCCGTCAGCAACCTTCCAACCTGCATTTTTTCCAAGCATGCCTATTATTGTTTTGTCCACCACCGGCTGCCTGAATTCTTCTATTAAGTCGAGGACAAGGGATGGTTTGCCGGATCGATCTGCATGAAGGAAACCGGCGTAAGGGTCAAGACCAGCAAG from Bacillota bacterium includes these protein-coding regions:
- the cas4 gene encoding CRISPR-associated protein Cas4, giving the protein MTDRPAAQGIELTVTDVKQYIYCPRVVYFTYCMALIRPTTTKMELGKQSHACEEGLQKRRTLVKYQLIKGERRFNLRLRSERLGLSGMLDMAIFTRREAIPVEFKMSTKGPSLNHKYQLAAYAMLLEDELFIRGKPRVICQGSLKPRRYVRRGFIHYIPTRRVHEIEITPNMREYVKRILTDIREMVASESIPEATRRKNRCRDCEFARFCADIT
- the cas2 gene encoding CRISPR-associated endonuclease Cas2, whose protein sequence is MQTLVIYDIRNDKIRNRVAERCKDAGLARIQYSAFIGDLNHNRREALFLKLRQTLGKKTGNIRLYPLCDKDLRLMKEIAVSEEDPAKGKQSPQVKAND